The Syngnathoides biaculeatus isolate LvHL_M chromosome 1, ASM1980259v1, whole genome shotgun sequence region CGACATGCTTGGATGCTAGCATGCTACGCTACGCTACGCTACGTTATATCGctatgacgtcacgtgacgaaCGGAAGCAAATCTCAGAGTGACAATGACCGCCGCAACGGCGCCGTCGGTACCTTGATGGCCGTGCAGTGGAGGCCTTTCGCCGTGAGGATGTAGACCAGATCCTTGGTCAGGCCGTCTTTGATGGCCAGGATCACGTTGATGTAGTCCGGAGGAACCTCCCACTAGGAACAAAACGCGGAGCGGCGTCAGGCCGGCggtttttgcttcatttgcgGCGATCTCGACCCGCGGGCCCACCTTGCCGTTGACCTTCCAGAAGGGCCCGTCGGCCGCGTCGTGCAGCTCGTTGAGGATGTGCCGGATGGCGCGCGGGTCCGAGGAGAGGATGAGGCGCTGCTCCAGCTGCCCGACGCTCACGCTGGCCGACGCTGCGGGCGGGAGGAGAGCGCCGCCGTCGGCATTTTTGCCCACTTTCCCGCCCGCCCAGCGCTTACCCGGGATGTCGTAGAAGGACGGCAGCGGCTTGGCGCCGAGGTCCACGGCGGCCGAGCGCTTCTTCAGCTGctccgccagcggcgtcctctcctcctccctcaggagTTCGCCGAAGAGCTGGTGAGAGGACACCAGCGACGCCAGCGCCGGATCCTCCAGGCCTTCGCAAAGGCCGCTGCCGCGCAAAATCCGCAGACGCCGAGTTACGGGCCGGAGCCGGGGCGGGGCGGCGGACGCTCGCCGGCTCGGGACTCACCGCATGAAAGCGGCGGCGTTCCTTCTGGACGCTTCCGACGAAGGTTCCTGCTCCAGGGACCGCGAGCACACCTGCGAGCCCACATTATTAGGAACACGCCGAGGCGACGACGACCGAAAGGACGGACGGACTGACAAACTGATGTCATCGTTCTGGAAATGATTTTGACAGCATAATTCGTTTTGTTATTTATTCTTCAGATTATCTGGTTTAGCACGCAAAAAGTTCAGACTAAATTACAATAATCCAATTAGTGCCTACAAATATGTCAATTACCGCCATTtttctatatatacacacactaaaATGAAGACCTCGATTTTATTCGAGAAATTCGAAAGGAAAAATGTGACGCAACAGTTATGACAGGAGGCCATAAAAGGGAGGCGCAGCGTTTTATTGTTCCATCCGCATCATTTTTTTCCGATTCTTCCTTACCTCCAAAACGAAGTCCAGCAGGCGCTTGCCGGGCTTCATGAGCAGCTGCCGGAAGCGCACGCCGAGGACTTCGCCGTCCAGGGCGTCGCGCACGGCGTTGCACGCGCACAGCTGGCGGCACACCTCGTCCAGCCCCGCCTCCCTAAGCGACGGCGCGTCGTCAAAAATATGATTCAAAAAGAAGACGGCCGGCCGCTCACCCTTGCTGGGCCTTGTACGAGAGCTCCCTGAGGACCGAGTGCCGGAAGTGGTCGGGCAGAGTCCGGCTGGCGTTGTCCTTGATGAAGGCTTCCACCACGCCCTGCGACCAacacgccccaaaaaaaaaaaaatacaaagatccccgttgaaatgaatgaaaactccTCGCCGGTATTATAAGAACGAGAACTAAATAAAAACTTGATTGACGATGACCATTTCGTGCACTAATTCAATGAGccttgtgctgctccttctggtctgGTATTACGGACAAAGAGAAACCAAGACGTCGATGGCAGCTTTTGTTCTCTCGTCCGTCGACAACATTTTGCCGGCCAAATTTGTTTGTggcgttttaaaaaataaattttgggaACTCAAATCTTTGCTCACATCtataagcaaaaataaaaacaatgacaaaccccccccaaaaaaattgaccGACCGACCGACACCTGTCTACACAGCACTGAATGCTACGTAGCAAAAGTTGACACGCCCCTTTCCAAATGGTGATCGGACCACAGCAGCGTAATCCCGCTAGAACATCTGAGCTTTTTCAGGTGCGATGGtccgagcgctcccccgtgcgtTACTCACAGGGGAAATCTGGGTTACGTAccagcagacgcttactgggaaatcccccggtctcgtCGTTCCCCCTTCTTCTACACAGAGGAAGCTAACATACGCTAAATCCTAAccctaaaacaaaagttgataaaaaaaaaaaaaaaaagatataagaCACGTATGTGTACGTTCGCAGCGTCGCTCTTTCTTCGACGTCCGTAGCCGAcgtgaacgctcggcgacaagcTGTCGAATGGCACGTGTTGAAGAAGCGTGGAGGGGATGTttcaagtttacaaaatatgcgCGCACGCGCATTAAGATACGCGCAGGCAGGCGCGTTACTCACAAAGGGAATTTGCGGCACGCTGGCAGCTGCGCGCCGCCTCCAATTTTGAGAGTTCGCCTTCCGTCTAATACGAGTCTCAACGTGACCCCGCCCACAAGCGCATTCCCAGCGAGAGGAGGGTGTGCGCATTTGCGCAAGAAGCATCCCGGCTGTTTCTTTTTACTTCGTCAAGTGAGTTGTCAAGTGTAAAAGGTCACATTAATGCTGCCAAAAGTTTGAAAACGATTCATCCGGTCCTGGTTTTTTGGCCGCACGACTGACAAACCCGACCTGGTAGCCGCGGGCGGCGAGCAGCCCGTTGATCTGGTCGTAGCGGGTGGTCTGAGAGTCGCGCGAGTCGCAGTCGCCGGTCAGAGCTTTGCAGGCGTTCCAGTAGCCCGCCAGGCGCTCCTCGTCCAGGTGGACGTGCACGGCCGAGTCCAGCTGGCCGGGCGGAGACGCGAGACGGAGACTTTTGACGTCCCGACGGGCGAAATGCTGCGCTCGTACCTTCCTCAGGAGCTCCTTGGTCTGCCTGAAGTGGTCTCTGGCTTGCTCAAAGGCCGGTCGGTCCGTGCAGCCTCGCTGGAAGAAAATGGCGCCCAAGTCGTAGTGGACCTAAAACGAGGAGAAGGCGGACGGCGTGAAAAACGAGGGTCCCGACCGCCGTCCCGAGTTCACTTCAGCGGTCTGATCGGgatttacaaggaaaaaaaaaaaaaaaaaaaaatgacggtaTAAACGTGCGCGCCCGAGTTTGCGATTTTCCTCACGGAAAATGTCGGACGCGTCGGTCGGAGCCCACCTGGCAGTGCAGCTCGTTGGCGCTGATGCGGAGGCCCGCCGTGGAGGATTCCGTCTCGCCGTTGGCGGCGGAGGCGTCGGCGGCCAACAGGTCCAAAGTCCTGACCGTGTGCACGTACAAGTCCTTCTTCAGGCGCAGCGCCCCCGCCAGGACGCTGATGGAGTCGCTGGCCTGCTCCTTCAACTGGACACGAGGAGCCGAATCACTTTGTTACTTTCACAATCAGAATCGAAGTCCTCCCATCACCACTCCGGAAATATTTTGGCAATTTGGGAAACTCTTCTCATtctgatttatatttttttttttcagaaaacgattttctccctgtgcccgcgtggcttttctccgctttcctcccacatcccaaaaacatccgagATTAATCGGACGCCCCAaaagtgcggctgttgtctgtctcgacgtgccctgcgattggccggcgaccggctcagggtgtaccccaccctcctcctgcccgttgacagccgggataggctgcggcgctctccacgacccttgtgaggataagccccttggaaaatggatggatttgatcaATAAAAAGCTTATTTTGCACTActaataaaatgatgaaataagAAATGTTTGATTGAAACGAGATTTTTTCATCGTAAagtaatccattttcttagccgcttatcctcacaagggtggcggggagtgctggaacttatgccaaggggcaggaggcggggcacaccctggaccggtcgccagccaatcgcagggcacacggagacaaacggccgcactcacaatcacacctcgggcccgggattgaaccgggtcctcggaactgtgaggtcgGCGCTCGAACCatttgccccaccgtgccgctaaaATAAGTTCCTGTTCTAAAAACGACTATCGTCCGTCGCCTTGCAGGAAGCGAAGCGGGCCGCACCACGCTGAGGATGTTGTCCGTCATCTCTTTTTCCTGTTGCACGACGCTCAACCTGCAGAGACGAGCAAGACGCAAATTGACGTCCGTGCGAAATCCTGTGGCGGTTTCAACGCGGCCAACTTGCATGTTCATCTGGTGCGGGCCCGGCTTGGTCTGCTTCTCGGGAAAACTGCTCAGCACGATGGTCCTGATGGCCCTGAGGGATTGCGGGGGGTCGGTCACGCGGCCGCCGAAACGCCGACGGGTTTGGGGCTCACCAGCGGTTGTAGATGAGGACGGCCATGGCGGTGGTGGGCGGCAGCGTGGACAGGTCCAGGTCCACGTGTTTGACGCCCGCCGGCACTTTGCTGACGCACAGCAGCTCGTTCAGCAGCATGTTCAGCACGGGGATGCTCAAGCTGCAGGGCGGACGGCGAGGCTCGGGTTTGATTCGCGGACATTGACGGCGGCCGTAAAGTCTTCGTCCGCGGACCCGGTCGACGGCGACAGGATCTCCTTTCCCTTCGCCGTCGTTATACGGTCAAGAGCAACGCGACGCGAGACCTCGGAGACGCAACTTGGCCTTTCGCGGCAGCGCGACGGTGACGTACGAGCGTCTGAAAAGGAAGCACGTTGCGACCGATTCTATTGATGAAGAGTCCTCCGGCTATGGCTTCATGAGGAGTTCATTTTCCACTAGCGCAAATATGAATATAAGACAAGATGGCCACTGCGATGTGCCTACGTGGCAGATCGATACTTGTGATCAGATTGGTGATCATTAAACGGTCAATCTGGACCTTTTCCACAATCCTCATCGCCATCTTTTCTCTGACCTTACCATTCATGGCAGTGAAATTCATAACATTCAAGAAGATAAATATGTAAGACGCACCCTTTCTCCAGCGCGTCGAGGTCCCACTTCATGTACGCCGCCACTTTGAGCGCCAGTAACTTCAAGGTGCGATTCCTGCGGTTGTCAGCGGGCGGCTGCACCTGGTTCTGCTCGTTCACCGACGGCTTGGACGCCTGCTCCAGGAACTGGACGACCAGCTGCACGCCCGTCGGGTCTGAGGAGACGCACGGGGACCGTCACCGTCGCCTCGCGGGAAAAGGCGTCACCCGCCCGGAGACCGTCGCGGACTCGCCTGGGTTGGACTTCTGCAGGTGTTTCTCCAGCAGGGACGCGTCCAGGAGGAACTCGAACCAGGAAGTCTGGAGCGGCGTGCCGGGCCGGCTGCTCGTCACGGCGGCGACCCGGTCGGCCGCTTCCGCGCTCATCCTCCCCTGGTGAACGCAATTtcgtaaaaaaattaattaaaaacggCACGCTCAACTAGCTCCACCTCTCGCAGCCTGTCCGTTCGATAtttgcctttaagaggcggggcttgTCAAGGGCTTGTGACATCAGCATGTCTGTGGATAAGTGCTTGGGCGTGAGCCGTCATGGAAGTGTGTTGATAGGGTTTCGACTGTTCTCAATAAATGACTTTTGGAGACTGTAGCCCTCCTTTCCCCACAAGCAAGCATGAGAGCAAATATGCGCAcggtactgttaaaaaaaaaaaaaaaaaaaaagtatacaattttttttttaaaacaaaaatgataaacCACCACAATGTTGAGAGTTAAGGTTGTGGAAGCATTGTCTCGTGGTGACCAATAATAGGCAAAAATGCTCTTACTAAACTATAAaaacgtgttgttttttttttttttttttttatatattgtgaAACAAATGAATATCAACCGCAAATCTATTGAACACATAATCGGAAGTCAAGTGAACATGTTAGAAAGATTGTGGGGGGTTCGTAAATGTATTCCTAGTATCCCACGCGGGCGGGGCTCCTATAACATCTACCACCGCTTGGGTTCGGAGGAGCCGCTGTTTTAAATCGAGCACACCCCTTCCTCCGTTGTTTCATTTACGATTAAGTTTCTCGCTAGTTGACACGTTTTGGAAGCCGCCGTGCTGGCCGGAGGGTGAATTATCTTACCTGAGTGCGtaacaaatgaattaaaacaacACAGAAGGTATAAATCAATTCAAAGTCTGGTGAGGGACAAAGTGTTGCTGTTTCTCACATAATTGAGTGTGAGCCTCGGCATTGCGTCGTTTCCGCTTCCGGTTCGTCTTCGGGAGGGTCCAAAGTGCGCCGCTTTTGCGCATATTTATGGTGCCCCCGATCGGAAATTAAATTATAGAAATAatatttctttcggctcgtTTAGTTTAACTTTTTTACTGTCTTACTACACGTATACAATTAGTTGCTGTTTCAGTGACTTTCACACGCACAAAGTTGTCAGTTCCTATTTTTACGTCTTTATATCATCTCTCACTGCTTAAAATGTCATTCTGCAGTAATTTATCACCGTCAAAATGCGACACATTTACTACcgtaaatgtacaaaaatgactGTCGCATAATTCGATATCTACCTTGTAGAGatatgcaacatttattttgttttagatAACTGTTTGTACAGTGCCTCATTGAATGCTGCTGTGTATGTATTTAATTATGACCAATACcgtcactaaaaaaaaaaaaaacaaataccatAGCAAGGCGTACAAAGATGTCAAGTTTATTTGCACAAAAGCTCGAAATATATTTTATGCTGCGACAAacgaaaatgggaaaaaaatggcaatttaaTAAAAACTAACTAACTtgaacaatgtttaaaaaaaaaaaaaaaaacataaggagGGACGGACAACTCGGCATCAGGAGCAAGAAACCTGTCAAGGCAAAATAagagcgacccccccccccacctcccacatGCACTTTATTGAGGCACTGCTAATGCAACAATATTGCTTCCCTTCAAACATCATCATATTGCAGTGAGGTGAGCacaatattatattttgtgaattttacaaGCCTCCTCAGGAAGAACAAATCTGTGGCCGTCGCTATCGCACGAGGATGTGCTGAAGGCAAGAAGAAGTCAAAGTTGAAGAACTTCAGACGAGAACAGTAAAATGCACATATGGATAAATTACAGTAGAGACTGCAGGgtgtccccccctccccaccggaaaaaaaaaaaaaacaacagacccCTTCACTGTCCACTACTTACACATTTGTTATTTTGGTATTACGTGCTTATAATAACTGTGACTTTACGTGACAACAAACTGCAGTCTGGCACATGTTGAAATCCTAAATGTTCAATTCCATTTCCAACATTGATTTCCTTCATATCTCCATACTCGTACTTTTTGGGCAATATTAAAAGGAAATTGCACACACTGGTCGCCAGACCGCACCTTATTACTACCAacaatttcccccccccccactgttgTGTGACATTTCTTCACACGAGTAGGACAAACTACACGTTACGAGCTACTAGTGGGTATTTTGGCTCCATGAAACCAGCATGCACGACGCAGGCCGCCCGACCTGGCGGGCCCAGTAGTGTTACTAGTGCAGGTTTCATTGTGTCCTGTTGTGGCGGAACAACGTTACCGGGAAGAGGCCGTCGTTCTACTCGTGCGCATTTAGTACTGGAAGGAGATGACGGCGTTGACTCTGTAGACGTGGTAGGAGCGGTTCCAGAAGACGCGGGTGAAGTAGTTGGCGTAGGGCGAGCGGTCGGTCTTGATCTCGTGGCAGAAGCGGCGGCGCCCGGAGAAGGCCAAGGTCTCGGCGTCGTCGTCGAGCACCTGCGGGGGCCGTCGGGAGGGCGTCACACCGGAAAGGCAGAGAAAGACGAGCGGCGCCGCGAGGCTCACGTGTCCGTTGGAGACGTCCAGCAGGTCCTTGACGCGGCAGCCGCGGTCCGAAGCCGGCTGGTTGCACAAGGACTCCTCCACGATCACGTAGTTGGCCTTGCGGGCGGTCAGGATCTTGTAGACCTCCTCGGCGGAGCGCATGGAGTACACCTGGTACGTCTGCCAAAGCACAAAAGCAAGCgcagtcagaagaagaagaagaaggaggaggagaagaagggggGGCGGGGCCCGGGGGGGACCTCACGTCCTCGCTCCTCCTCAGCATGTCGACGTCCGAGTGCAGCGGCAAGCCGGTGACGGCGGCGCCGGTGCCCGCCTTGACGGCTCCCAGGAGCCGAGGGCTGCCCGCGAACACGGCCGCCGCCGGGAGGCCGGTCCTGCCGGGAGGGAGGCTCGCTGAAACGGGTCGCGGCAGCCGAAGACGCGCCGCCGAGGGGAGGGGGACTCACCGGATCCAGCCGATCAGCTCGGCCGCGTCGGGGTCGCGGAACTCCTGAAGCTCCGACAGCTCGGCCAAGATGCGGGGGCAGTACTGCCCCGggatgcgaaaaaaaaaaaaatcggaccCGGAATCGGAATCGGGATTGTTTGGCCCAAAAACTCACCTCTCGCCACAGGCTGAAGCCGATGATGGTCGGCACGGCCACGCTCAGGATTAAAGACTACGAGGAGGACACAAAAAGATCCGCATTTGAGATCATTCGCTTCTACGAAAACAACATAAAATCAAGTCTTACTGCCGAAACGGCTCCTgtcaaattacatatttttggcaTGACATCATTACCCCTCTTTTCATTCGTCAACATTCTAGTATAAAGATagtattcattttaaaagcggaaaaaaaaaaaggaaaaagtatttGAGAGTCCACATTTTTTCCAGTCAATTATTTCTtctataaaacataaaatagtcacaaaaaatgtaacatttaaagtgtaaaaacggcattattttcaaaataattgtcaccaaaaaaaaaaaagaatgcaattgcaagaaaagtaaaattgtaacaataaatgtcattaaaaacaaagactttCCACGTTTTCAAAAAATACGTTTCTCCAAGTCAAAAAGATGGAATAAATGCAGCAGTGAAACAAATCATCAAAATCATAGAAAACACCGATACCAAATATGAAATATACTCCCCCCCAATGGTAAACATAAGAAAATGTTCAAACGATGTTGTGGAAAGCAGAAGCGCCACGGTCGCGGCGTCCGTCTCACCAGGACCACGGGCTGGACCGACTTGACCCGGAGCCACCCGAAGACGCTCATCCACAGGTCCGGCGAGCACACGCCGAACGCCGCAAACGCGCACACGTACGGCGTCCACAAGTATTTCATCCTGCATCGTGGAGAGAACGCGCTTGAACCCGGCGGCGCCGCTCGGAGGGAGGTCCGGGTCCTACCCGTCGAAGAGCAGCGTCAGGCCGCCCAAGATCAGCGTGTGAAGGACGTGGTAGACCACCTCGGGACGCTCGCCCACGCGGCCGTCCCGCGGGGGCCGCCGGCCGCTGAGGGCGCGAGCCGGACAAACGGGTCAGCGACGAGGCCGGCCACGAGAACGAGAGAGACGAGcccggacggacggacggacggacgggccACCTGAGTCTGGCGCGGACGGCCTGCAGCGCGGAGGCCGCGCAGACGGCCAGAACCAGCAGGTAGAACGGCAGGACGGACGCGCGAGTCAGGCGCAGGAACAAATCCGGACCGGGGGAGCCGAGACCCGCTTGGCACGCCAGGAAGTTGCTCGTAAAGTCGCTGGAACACAAACGACCGGACTTTTCCCCCCCCCATTCAAGTTTCGCTCCGACGACCAGACTTACTTTGTCGTACTGAGCCCAAACTTGACCTCCAGGAACTTCAAGACGAATTCACCTTCGCCTCCGGGCACAATTTTCTGCGAGGGAGGGAAAAcaaccgtggaaaaaaaaagaagggagaGGCCGACTTTCCCGATCGGGTCCAGTCACGGAAGCACCTTGACGAAATAGTTGAAGCTGGCGCTGGTGCTGAACACCAAGTGGAAATGCAGGAAGAGCTTCAGCAATCTGGCCACCAGGGGGCCCTTCTTCATCGTTTGCTGTCACAGAAGCAGAATGAAGGGAGGAaagtggggggggcgggggcgcaTCCAGACAATATATAATTTGTTCGcgcacacccccaaaaaatactgaTGAATACAAACAGTCAAAACGAGAACATGCGTGTATCATTTTACTGTATCAAAATAAGGGCTTCATTCATTTAGTCAAACATACAATCAAATAGTCAATAAAGCATTAAGTACACATTcaccatttttattcattttactaaaaaaaaaatggttggttATTAGATGTTTATTAAAATGatctgggtaaaaaaaaatttacatattTGCTGCTGCAGCAAAATTACAGAATAAATCATAAAATTCACAGATATGAATAATAAGCAATTTATAGATTTCATGCCGTGCAGATATTGGACCTTTTTATCAAATGAGCTTGTTCTTCTACATAACTATGTTTTGTAGATTTTTATGAAATGTTTGGGTGCGGAcgatgaaattattttcattggGGGAGGggaagaaaccaaaaaaaacaaaaacaaaactccgACATGGCCTTGCTCCAATGAGCGTTCCCGAGGGGTACGACTACAGTACCTGGAGGTACCTCGCCAGACCGGAGCCAATCAGGAGGCTGAGCAGCGGCGAGCCCAGCAGCGCCGCCTTGTGGAAATGGAAGAAGAAAGCCAGCAGCAAGGAGCTCAAGTACACCTTGTGGATGTCGGACATCTGCGGGGAACGCCGGTCGTCGTCAaacgagggtgggggggggggtgggggggggggtcggtcgTACCTTTCGAGGCGGCACCAGGTCCAAGGAGTCCAGAAGGAAGAGGCAGAAGGCCTGGACGAACAGCACGTAGTGGCTGTGCTCCCACACCAGCAGGAAGGTTAAGGTGCTGCCGCTCATGCTCACAAAGCACAACAGCTGAAAGCGACAGTGACGACTTTGCGAGAGTTCACCAAAAACACTTTCGCCTCTCCGAGGGCACAATTGTGAAGTGTGAGCGCCGCTATCGCCAAAAAACGTTGCAAGTTGGAAAAACACAACAgcttcagaagaaaaaaaaggaggagtcTAAGGAGAATTTGGGGGAAACTGCaaagttccaaaaaaataattctcagAACTTAAACAATTTGGAGTTCAACCGACAAAAACAGCAGTAAGAAGTTGaacaatttggaatttgacTCAAATCTTCCAGAAAAAGATTTCTCAAATGTCAAACAATTCGGAGATGGACTAAAACATCTTCTGGAAAATATTCAGAGTTCAACCAAAGCGTTGTGTGAAATGGGCCTCAGAGgtcaaccccaaaaaaacaacttttgatgAATTGACTTGAGGAAATTGCAAAACCAAAAAGAGATAACGAAAGTTCTGACCTCAGCCGGCGAGCCGACGTTATTGGACAGGAAGCCCGTGAGCGCCGCCACCTGGCAGGCGTAACATGGCAGAGCCCAGTTCTCCCGCAGCGGAAGCGCCTGCTCCACTTTGGTGGCGTCGGCTCTGAGTCGCAGACGGGACGGACGCCGGTTAAAGCGGCGACGGGCGGGCGGGCCTCCGGGCCGGCGCCGACTGACCTGCTGACCGCGTACCAGGCCACCGCCAGCGCGCCGGCCGCCCAGGTGCCGCTCATCAGCCAGCTGCAGACGAACAGCGCCGTGGCGTACGCCGCCTGCAGCGCCAACACCGTGCCCACGTAGAAGTAGATGGGCTCCACAAAATCCTGACAGGAAACAAACGTTCACTTCGGACCAGTCCGCGGACTGGACGGGCCGGCTTGGTGCACGctgtaatttccatttttttttgttttgtttttttcgcaCGTACGATTTTTAAAACAGATAGACGGAACGGGTCATCGGgacttttatttgaaataagGAAAATCATATACGTGTATATTTTTACTTAATTATTTAATACATAATttccacaaattaaaaaaacactcatTCAGTTGAAGAATTAAACATTTTCCCCCAATTTTAATCAATCTcaattttttaactatttatgtTAAAATGTGTATCTAcaattgtttaatttaaaaaaataattctggtaattttttttttcatttgtattttataaaaaaaaaaaattgaattaaaatgaattatttactCCAAtacagatatatttttttcggTGTTATTATTCCGaataaatcaattaatcaaatccaatcaaatcaaaagaggGTCGAGTGAAGGGGCCCACGAGTCCCGAATGGGCCTCTCAAATCAATTCGCCACatgattaatgaaaaaatatagaaaaatgaatgtgttacatttatttaaaaaaatatttgcaattttaaataaaatcaaaacaatgagTTACTTCAATTAATCAGTTAACCAATTATATCGGTTCATATCTGGATGGAAAACATGTCAGATAGTGCGAGTGAATTCTAGGAAAATGATTTTTACATTGTAGtatgattatttttcaaaataaaccattatttaaaaaacaaacaaacaaataaataaagaagaaGGACCCCTCGCCCAGAGACACTTGAGACAAATTGGCGGATAACAAAATATTGAGTTGTGATGCGCGGGCAGGAATTTCCCTCCGAAGGATCGAAAAGCGACTTTTCCACGATGCGCTAAACGAGCGTTGGAGGCTGACCTTCCCGCCGGACACTCTGTAAACGTAGCTGGTGACCACTTCGGGATACAAAGACAGACGCTCCACGGCGTTGATGGTCTGGCCCGCCACCGTCCCGTCGTCCGCCGTCAGCTCGTAGAAGGCTGTCgcgcgacacacacacacacacacacacacgacgtgTTGACGCCGTCCGGCTTCGCCGAACCCCCCCCCGGAGGGGAGGAGACTCGCACCTCGGTTGAAGGACGTGGCCGCCAGCAAGTgcttgtagtagtagtagtaaatgCCGCTCCCTCCTTGGAAGGTGAGCTCCCGCTCCACTTCCtggaataccaaaaaaaaaaaaaaaaaaaaaaaaaaaaaaccctcagacTGAAGTCGTCTACAAGTTCTGACTGAAATCCTCGAGATAgatagcagtaaaaaaaaaatgaaagggaaaTTTAACCGTCAAAACAagctttatgtaaaaaaaaaaaacaaaaacaaaacaagtgctagctagctaacgttagcgcaacgtttttttttttttttaagctatcaAAATATCTTCTGAAAGCTTTGCAAACGTTGTCAACTAACAAAAGCGCAAAGTGAGAACAGctgtaaaaagaaatacaaactttttttttcccgattagAGAATTTTTGCTGCACGTATTTGTTTGCCCGGACATGATATCATGTCAGTTCTGATGTGATGTTGAAGCTAATACTCTAGCCAATGGTATGGATGAGACTCG contains the following coding sequences:
- the ints8 gene encoding integrator complex subunit 8 isoform X3, with protein sequence MPRLTLNYGRMSAEAADRVAAVTSSRPGTPLQTSWFEFLLDASLLEKHLQKSNPDPTGVQLVVQFLEQASKPSVNEQNQVQPPADNRRNRTLKLLALKVAAYMKWDLDALEKGLSIPVLNMLLNELLCVSKVPAGVKHVDLDLSTLPPTTAMAVLIYNRWAIRTIVLSSFPEKQTKPGPHQMNMLSVVQQEKEMTDNILSVLKEQASDSISVLAGALRLKKDLYVHTVRTLDLLAADASAANGETESSTAGLRISANELHCQVHYDLGAIFFQRGCTDRPAFEQARDHFRQTKELLRKLDSAVHVHLDEERLAGYWNACKALTGDCDSRDSQTTRYDQINGLLAARGYQGVVEAFIKDNASRTLPDHFRHSVLRELSYKAQQGEAGLDEVCRQLCACNAVRDALDGEVLGVRFRQLLMKPGKRLLDFVLEVCSRSLEQEPSSEASRRNAAAFMRGLCEGLEDPALASLVSSHQLFGELLREEERTPLAEQLKKRSAAVDLGAKPLPSFYDIPASASVSVGQLEQRLILSSDPRAIRHILNELHDAADGPFWKVNGKWEVPPDYINVILAIKDGLTKDLVYILTAKGLHCTAIKDFAHARQLLSACLELVTEFSPRLRQVMLNELLLTEVRAHESAAALDGGKERPPPDLVSRVRGYLEMRIRDLPLRQAVGEECVAFMLNWRENDYLTLQVPPSAVAGNPYVKLGQLLASTCKELPGPKESRRTAKELWDAVVQICSVSVQHKRSNDGRVGLIKHRESSMGILHRSKFITFVKKIREPLVLTTLISLFVRLHSFVRDDIVNDVTAEHLSIWPASLPNIQAVDVEAVAVTVKELVTYALTLNPNNQSWLITQADIYFATNQYSAALNLYLQAGAVASDFFSKAVPPDVYTDQVLKRMIKCCSMMNCHTQVAVLCQFLREVDYMTAFKALQEQNSHDAMDSFYDYIWDVTILEYLTHIHHKRGETEKRQIAMKAIGQAELNTSNPEEVLQLAAQKRKKRFLQAMAKLYF